From the Gossypium hirsutum isolate 1008001.06 chromosome A02, Gossypium_hirsutum_v2.1, whole genome shotgun sequence genome, the window AGAAGCGATACCTAATAAAATGAAAAGAGTGGATCTGCTTAGGTGCAGGCCACTCATTGACCACATCCTTCGGAAAGTGGGGATCAAATGCACCATTCTCTTCTTCCTTATCTGGTTCCTCACTATGTGAATCAACTTCAATGGGGTTATTATAAACTGGATCCTTATCCAGTTTCCCATTTTCATGAAGAAATGATTTGTCTACTTCAGTCACTTTGTCAATAGACAATTGTGCCAGGTCTGAGTCAACAACCTCAACACCCATTAAACACAAATTTGAGCTACCTGAAAACATCCAAAAGCAAAGATTATGATACCATGTCATATaacaacaaatataaatataaaaattatttcattcataaaataaaaattttaaaaccagaCACCTGATAGACAtgtataaaacaatatatattaaaaataaataatttttaaagaacaGTGTAGCCAATACAATTTGAAATGGTGCAATCTAAAGCCATTCCTTTAGCTAGTATTCTCATTAATCAGATCAAAAGAGTGAACAAACAGTAGAATTGCAAAAATAGATGTAAATATTCTAAATAAATGATCAACTATAACGGAAAAAACCAATAATCAGATAAAATCCAGatcaaaaactaaattataaGTACATTAGCTCATGCTACAACAAAAGATCAAGCCTTTATCCA encodes:
- the LOC121214926 gene encoding proton pump-interactor 1; amino-acid sequence: MGVEVVDSDLAQLSIDKVTEVDKSFLHENGKLDKDPVYNNPIEVDSHSEEPDKEEENGAFDPHFPKDVVNEWPAPKQIHSFHFIRYRFYEDPAIKAKLDQADKEIRNYEKAKIEAQILAAEAAAKMGRG